In Neorhizobium galegae, the following proteins share a genomic window:
- a CDS encoding M23 family metallopeptidase — protein MMTARSMIRSLGNEPPILADGRRAPDRREISLRWLSGTFLTGITSSILMGVALFAALDGRQQLAIPAEASASIPTNDADAASRGKRLLGSNIVAMPTDRKVMEVSTVVHEGNKEVVRRKPFAHVKMNLAANHVAQEDYPNFDPMTIFSSSETPPPPAARAGVIYGSNVESEVSLQTVAFPIKGSMYAFAQAMTLEEVEENVRSNGSVLTDGNSQLSALYYVDPQRFSSKDDGGGLDITAGLSARIVEENISVSMPEVINARTREYADDIIPVRKAETVSQAMTEVGYPEGKAREISGYLQSRLGEANLAVGDVLRIGVIQEGDMVLVVRASLYRRGDHRVTVALDDHGRFVDGQEPPMLDAVASAFSEQPAQVLAGRELPRVYDGIYRAALSYGMSKEMTGTLVKLLASNVDLQAQLKPTDKIEAFFSVSDEKGQANMDSQLLYVNARFGDTTSRFYRFQNPDDNSVDYFDEDGKSIRQFLLRNPLPNGRMTSGFGMRGHPLLGYSRMHTGTDWAAPRGTPIIATGNGVVEKAGWDSGGYGNQTLIRHANGYVSSYNHQSAIAPGVREGAKVTQGQVIGYVGSTGQSTGAHLHYELIVNGTKVDAMKIRLPGGNSLTGKALARFEEERKRIDTILNTQSADEVASR, from the coding sequence ATGATGACGGCCCGCAGCATGATCCGCTCGCTCGGCAACGAACCGCCGATCCTCGCCGACGGCCGTCGCGCTCCGGATCGACGTGAGATTTCGTTGCGTTGGCTGTCCGGCACCTTCCTGACCGGCATTACCTCTTCCATTCTGATGGGCGTTGCTTTGTTTGCCGCCCTCGACGGCCGGCAACAGCTTGCCATCCCGGCCGAAGCCTCCGCCTCCATCCCGACCAACGATGCAGATGCTGCCTCGCGCGGCAAGCGGCTGCTCGGCAGCAATATCGTCGCCATGCCGACCGACCGGAAGGTAATGGAAGTCTCGACGGTCGTGCACGAGGGCAATAAGGAGGTCGTCCGCCGCAAACCCTTCGCACATGTGAAGATGAACCTTGCCGCAAACCACGTGGCGCAGGAAGATTACCCGAACTTCGATCCGATGACGATCTTCTCGTCGAGCGAGACCCCACCGCCGCCTGCCGCGCGTGCCGGCGTCATCTACGGCTCGAACGTGGAGTCCGAGGTCAGTCTCCAGACCGTGGCCTTCCCCATCAAGGGCAGCATGTATGCCTTCGCGCAGGCGATGACGCTGGAGGAGGTCGAAGAAAACGTCCGCTCCAACGGTTCGGTTCTCACCGATGGCAACAGTCAGCTTTCGGCGCTCTATTATGTCGACCCGCAGCGCTTCTCGTCGAAGGACGATGGCGGCGGTCTCGATATCACCGCCGGCCTGTCGGCCCGTATCGTCGAGGAGAACATCTCAGTTTCGATGCCTGAGGTGATCAACGCCCGTACCCGCGAATATGCCGACGACATCATTCCGGTGCGCAAGGCCGAGACGGTCAGCCAGGCGATGACCGAGGTCGGTTATCCGGAAGGCAAGGCGCGCGAGATTTCCGGCTACCTGCAGTCACGCCTCGGCGAGGCCAACCTTGCCGTCGGCGACGTGCTGCGCATCGGCGTCATCCAGGAAGGTGACATGGTCCTCGTCGTCCGCGCCAGCCTCTATCGGCGCGGCGACCACCGGGTAACCGTCGCTCTCGACGATCACGGCCGCTTTGTGGACGGCCAGGAGCCACCGATGCTGGATGCTGTCGCCTCGGCCTTCAGCGAGCAGCCGGCGCAGGTCCTCGCCGGTCGCGAATTGCCGCGCGTCTACGACGGCATCTACCGGGCAGCCCTCTCCTACGGCATGAGCAAGGAGATGACCGGCACGCTGGTAAAACTGCTTGCCAGCAATGTCGATCTGCAGGCCCAGCTGAAGCCGACGGACAAGATCGAGGCCTTTTTCTCGGTCTCCGACGAAAAGGGCCAGGCGAACATGGATTCCCAGCTGCTTTACGTGAATGCCCGTTTCGGCGACACGACGAGCCGCTTCTACCGCTTCCAGAACCCCGACGACAATTCGGTCGACTATTTCGACGAGGACGGCAAGAGCATCCGGCAGTTCCTGCTGCGCAACCCGCTTCCGAACGGCCGCATGACCTCCGGTTTCGGCATGCGCGGCCACCCGCTGCTCGGTTATTCCCGCATGCATACCGGCACCGACTGGGCCGCCCCGCGCGGCACGCCTATCATCGCCACGGGCAACGGCGTCGTCGAAAAGGCCGGCTGGGATTCAGGCGGCTATGGCAACCAGACGCTCATCCGTCACGCCAACGGCTACGTCTCCTCCTACAATCACCAGAGCGCCATCGCGCCAGGTGTTCGCGAAGGTGCCAAGGTGACCCAGGGCCAAGTGATCGGTTACGTCGGCTCCACCGGCCAATCGACCGGCGCCCACCTTCATTACGAGCTGATCGTCAACGGCACCAAGGTCGATGCGATGAAGATCCGCCTGCCGGGTGGCAATTCGCTGACCGGCAAGGCGCTCGCCCGTTTCGAAGAGGAACGCAAGCGGATCGATACGATCCTCAACACCCAGTCCGCCGACGAGGTCGCCAGCCGCTGA
- a CDS encoding 3-deoxy-7-phosphoheptulonate synthase, with translation MLNATPANTVDDRRIVEITPLTIPADIIAEIPRNEAVTETVTRTRDTVHRILHGEDDRLIVVIGPCSIHDPIAARDYAARLEEQRRRFGGDLEIIMRVYFEKPRTTVGWKGLMNDPHLDGSYRIEEGLRIARQLLLDINATGLPAGCEFLDTITPQYIADLVSWGAIGARTTESQVHRQLASGLSCPIGFKNGTDGGVAVALDAILAASQTHHFPAVTKDGRAAIATTTGNEDCHVILRGGRQPNYEAADVEAVSRDAAKRGLEPRILIDASHANSGKDPMNQPLVVKNVATQIAAGNMAIKGMMIESNIVGGRQDLVPGRPLVYGQSITDGCIDWETSVLTLEELARSVRDRRQTRA, from the coding sequence GTGCTGAATGCCACTCCCGCCAATACTGTCGACGATCGCCGCATCGTCGAGATCACGCCGCTGACTATCCCCGCCGACATCATCGCCGAAATTCCGCGCAACGAGGCGGTCACCGAGACCGTGACCCGGACGCGCGACACGGTCCACCGCATCCTGCATGGCGAGGACGACCGGCTGATCGTCGTCATCGGCCCCTGCTCCATCCATGACCCGATTGCCGCGCGGGACTATGCGGCCCGGCTGGAAGAGCAGCGACGACGTTTCGGTGGCGATCTCGAAATCATCATGCGCGTCTATTTCGAAAAGCCGCGCACCACCGTCGGCTGGAAGGGCCTGATGAACGACCCGCATCTCGACGGCAGCTACCGGATCGAAGAGGGTTTGAGGATCGCCCGGCAGCTTCTTCTGGATATCAATGCGACGGGCCTTCCGGCCGGCTGCGAATTCCTCGATACGATCACCCCGCAATACATTGCCGACCTCGTCAGCTGGGGCGCGATCGGCGCGCGGACGACCGAAAGCCAGGTACATCGCCAGCTGGCATCCGGCCTCTCCTGCCCGATCGGCTTCAAGAACGGCACCGATGGCGGCGTCGCGGTTGCGCTCGACGCCATACTGGCCGCCTCGCAGACGCACCATTTTCCGGCGGTGACCAAGGACGGCCGGGCCGCGATCGCCACGACGACCGGCAACGAGGATTGTCACGTCATCCTTCGCGGCGGAAGACAGCCGAACTACGAGGCGGCCGATGTCGAGGCCGTTTCCAGGGATGCCGCAAAACGCGGTTTGGAGCCGCGCATCCTCATCGATGCCAGCCATGCCAACAGCGGCAAGGATCCGATGAACCAGCCGCTGGTCGTCAAAAACGTCGCGACGCAGATTGCGGCCGGCAACATGGCCATCAAGGGCATGATGATCGAGAGCAATATCGTCGGCGGCCGCCAGGATCTGGTGCCCGGCAGACCTCTCGTCTACGGCCAGAGCATCACCGACGGCTGCATAGATTGGGAGACATCGGTCCTGACGCTCGAAGAGCTTGCCCGCTCCGTCCGCGATCGGCGCCAAACTCGGGCCTGA
- a CDS encoding ribbon-helix-helix domain-containing protein produces the protein MRNAEKVTITLTADMLQSVRDTVEAGEFATTSEALRDAVRVWQRQRLEDAERLNAMRARIRRSLDDPRPSLTAEEAEAEMSRFMKGQEKASRNAAR, from the coding sequence ATGCGAAATGCGGAAAAGGTAACCATCACGCTCACGGCCGATATGTTGCAGAGCGTGCGCGACACGGTCGAGGCCGGTGAATTCGCGACGACCAGCGAGGCCCTGCGGGACGCGGTGCGCGTCTGGCAGCGCCAGCGCCTTGAAGACGCCGAGCGCCTCAATGCCATGCGTGCACGCATCCGCCGCTCCCTTGACGACCCGCGTCCCAGTTTGACGGCGGAAGAGGCAGAAGCGGAAATGAGCCGTTTCATGAAGGGGCAGGAAAAAGCGTCCCGCAATGCGGCACGTTAA
- the prmC gene encoding peptide chain release factor N(5)-glutamine methyltransferase codes for MTTLGAAVADARSRFSAAGLPDAAIEARLLIGGLLGLSSTDVFTGGDRVLTDQELSLVEKAVARRLKREPVHRILGSREFHGMELLISKETLEPRPDTEILVDSMLAHVRQIVAVKGSARILDLGTGTGAIVLALLKESPRAQGIGSDISEDALQTATRNAARLGMSERFQAIRSDWFDAISGRFDIIVSNPPYIRSDVIPALDPEVRDFDPLTALDGGPDGLEAYRAIAAGAGDFLEKDGVIGVEIGFDQKETVTAIFRVAGFTLAEAVRDYGDNDRVLVFTVNHP; via the coding sequence ATGACGACGCTTGGCGCAGCCGTCGCGGATGCCAGATCGCGGTTTTCGGCGGCGGGCCTGCCGGATGCGGCGATCGAAGCGCGGCTGCTGATCGGCGGCCTGCTCGGCCTTTCCTCGACGGACGTTTTTACCGGCGGCGACCGTGTCCTGACGGACCAGGAACTGTCCCTCGTCGAGAAAGCGGTCGCGCGGCGCTTGAAACGGGAGCCGGTGCACCGCATATTAGGGTCACGTGAATTCCACGGCATGGAGCTCCTGATTTCCAAGGAAACGCTGGAGCCGCGCCCGGACACGGAAATCCTGGTGGATTCGATGCTTGCCCATGTGAGGCAGATTGTCGCAGTCAAGGGTTCGGCACGTATCCTCGATCTTGGTACCGGGACCGGCGCGATCGTTCTGGCGCTCCTGAAGGAAAGCCCGAGGGCTCAAGGGATCGGCAGCGATATTTCGGAGGATGCTCTCCAGACAGCGACGCGGAATGCGGCGCGGTTGGGAATGTCGGAAAGATTTCAAGCGATCCGCAGCGATTGGTTCGACGCAATTTCCGGCCGGTTCGACATAATCGTGTCAAATCCGCCCTATATACGTAGCGATGTTATCCCCGCATTGGACCCGGAAGTCCGGGATTTCGATCCGCTGACAGCGCTAGATGGAGGTCCGGATGGGCTCGAAGCATATCGCGCGATTGCAGCGGGTGCAGGAGATTTCCTCGAAAAGGACGGCGTTATCGGCGTCGAGATCGGGTTCGATCAAAAGGAAACCGTGACCGCGATTTTCCGCGTCGCCGGCTTTACGCTGGCGGAGGCGGTGCGCGACTACGGCGACAATGATCGGGTTCTCGTATTTACCGTGAATCATCCTTGA
- the ptsP gene encoding phosphoenolpyruvate--protein phosphotransferase encodes MRDLSAGPRVLLKRLRELMAEPLEPQERLDRIVRQIASNMVAEVCSVYVLRSDGVLELYATEGLNKEAVHTSQLKMGQGLVGTIAASAQPLNLSDAQAHPAFRYLPETGEEIYHSFLGVPILRAGRTLGVLVVQNKASRNYREDEVEALETTAMVIAEMIATGELKKITRPGLELDLTRAITIDADAYNEGIGLGHVVLHEPRIVVTNLLNEDAEKEVTRLAESLGSLRISIDDMLSRREVSQEGEHREVLETYRMFAHDQGWVRRMEEAIHNGLTAEAAVEKVQSDTKARMMRLTDPYLRERMHDFDDLANRLLRQLTGFSGRAFDEGFPTDAIILARAMGAAELLDYPRASLRGLVLEDGAVTSHVVIVARAMGIPVVGQAAGVVALAENGDPIIIDGDDGQIHLRPVLDLQKAYEEKVRLRARRQEQFKALRDVEPVTKDGKRISLQMNAGLLVDLPQLAESGADGIGLFRTELQFMIASTMPKLEEQESFYRNVIKQAAGRPVTFRTLDIGGDKVVSYFRAQEEENPALGWRAIRLSLDRPGLLRTQLRALLRASAGAELKMMLPMVTEVSEIHAVRELMQKEVQHLSKFGHSLPRKLQFGAMLEVPALMWQLDELMAEVDFVSVGSNDLFQFTMAADRGNARVSDRFDNLGKPFLRILRDIARAGERNKTVVTLCGEMAGKPLSAMALLGVGFRSVSMSPTSIGPVKAMLLGLDIDKLSAELNAALDDIRSPEPIRGLLLRFAEANNIPV; translated from the coding sequence ATGAGAGACCTGTCGGCAGGTCCGCGCGTTCTGTTGAAGCGGCTACGCGAGTTGATGGCGGAGCCGCTCGAGCCACAGGAGCGCCTTGACCGGATCGTCCGCCAGATCGCCAGCAACATGGTGGCCGAGGTCTGCTCGGTCTATGTGCTCCGCTCCGACGGCGTTCTCGAACTCTACGCCACCGAAGGCCTCAACAAGGAAGCCGTCCACACTTCGCAGCTGAAGATGGGCCAGGGCCTCGTCGGCACGATCGCCGCCTCCGCGCAGCCACTCAACCTTTCCGATGCTCAGGCGCATCCGGCCTTCCGGTATCTCCCCGAAACCGGCGAAGAGATCTACCATTCCTTCCTCGGCGTGCCGATTCTCCGGGCCGGCCGCACGCTTGGCGTTCTCGTCGTCCAGAACAAGGCGAGCCGCAACTATCGCGAGGACGAGGTCGAGGCGCTCGAAACCACCGCGATGGTGATCGCCGAGATGATCGCCACCGGCGAGCTCAAGAAGATCACCCGGCCGGGCCTCGAACTGGACCTCACGCGGGCCATCACCATCGATGCCGACGCCTATAACGAAGGCATCGGCCTTGGTCATGTGGTGCTGCACGAGCCGCGCATCGTCGTCACCAATCTCCTCAACGAAGATGCAGAGAAGGAAGTGACCCGGCTGGCGGAATCGCTCGGGTCCTTGCGCATCTCCATCGACGACATGCTGTCGCGCCGCGAAGTATCCCAGGAAGGCGAGCATCGCGAGGTGCTTGAAACCTATCGGATGTTCGCTCACGACCAGGGCTGGGTCCGCCGCATGGAAGAGGCGATCCACAACGGCCTGACGGCGGAAGCCGCGGTCGAGAAGGTCCAGAGCGATACCAAGGCGCGGATGATGCGCCTGACCGATCCCTATCTGCGCGAGCGGATGCATGATTTCGACGACCTGGCCAATCGGCTTCTGCGCCAGCTGACGGGGTTTTCCGGCCGCGCCTTCGACGAAGGTTTCCCGACGGACGCCATCATTCTCGCCCGTGCCATGGGGGCCGCCGAACTGCTCGACTATCCCCGCGCCAGCCTGCGCGGCCTCGTGCTGGAAGACGGAGCGGTGACCAGCCATGTGGTGATCGTCGCACGCGCCATGGGCATTCCGGTCGTCGGCCAGGCGGCAGGTGTCGTGGCGCTCGCCGAAAACGGCGATCCGATCATCATCGACGGCGACGACGGCCAGATCCACCTGCGGCCGGTTCTCGACCTGCAGAAGGCCTACGAGGAAAAGGTACGCCTGCGGGCCCGTCGGCAGGAGCAGTTCAAGGCGCTCAGAGACGTCGAGCCGGTTACCAAGGACGGCAAGCGCATCAGCCTGCAGATGAATGCCGGCCTGCTGGTGGATCTGCCGCAGCTCGCCGAGTCCGGCGCCGACGGCATCGGCCTGTTCCGCACCGAACTGCAGTTCATGATCGCCTCGACAATGCCGAAGCTCGAGGAGCAGGAGAGTTTCTACCGCAACGTCATCAAGCAGGCGGCCGGGCGGCCGGTGACGTTCCGGACCCTCGATATCGGCGGCGACAAGGTCGTCTCCTATTTCCGTGCCCAGGAAGAAGAAAACCCGGCGCTCGGCTGGCGGGCGATCCGCCTGTCGCTGGACCGGCCCGGACTTCTGCGCACCCAACTTCGGGCGCTGCTCAGGGCCTCCGCCGGCGCCGAGCTCAAGATGATGCTGCCGATGGTGACCGAGGTTTCGGAAATCCACGCGGTGCGAGAACTGATGCAGAAGGAAGTGCAGCATCTTTCGAAATTCGGCCACAGCCTGCCGCGCAAGCTGCAGTTCGGGGCAATGCTCGAAGTGCCGGCGCTGATGTGGCAGCTCGACGAACTGATGGCGGAAGTGGATTTCGTCTCGGTCGGCTCCAACGACCTGTTCCAGTTCACCATGGCGGCCGATCGCGGCAATGCCCGGGTTTCCGATCGCTTCGACAATCTCGGCAAGCCGTTCCTGCGCATTCTGCGCGACATCGCGCGGGCCGGCGAACGGAACAAGACGGTGGTGACGCTGTGCGGTGAGATGGCGGGCAAGCCGCTGTCGGCCATGGCTCTGCTGGGGGTCGGTTTCCGCTCGGTTTCCATGTCCCCGACCTCGATCGGGCCGGTCAAGGCGATGCTGCTCGGGCTTGACATCGACAAGCTGTCCGCCGAATTGAACGCGGCGCTCGACGATATAAGGTCGCCGGAGCCGATCCGCGGGCTGCTTCTGCGGTTCGCCGAGGCCAATAATATTCCGGTTTGA
- a CDS encoding type II toxin-antitoxin system RelE/ParE family toxin, which yields MRHVKVTYRPEAIADLRQIYIDIADISQSHVTANRFVSRIMARCRKIGNVPNGGRPRDDLEPGLRTVPFEHSAVIAYHVTDVVEIVNVFYGGRDYEALFRAGEDEAEFGE from the coding sequence ATGCGGCACGTTAAGGTCACTTACCGGCCCGAAGCCATTGCCGACCTTCGCCAGATCTATATCGACATTGCCGATATCAGCCAGAGCCATGTGACCGCAAACCGGTTTGTGAGCCGCATTATGGCGAGGTGCCGCAAGATCGGAAATGTCCCGAATGGCGGGCGACCCCGTGATGATCTGGAGCCCGGCCTGCGAACCGTGCCGTTCGAACATTCCGCCGTGATTGCCTATCACGTCACGGACGTGGTTGAGATCGTCAACGTGTTTTACGGCGGCAGGGATTATGAGGCCCTCTTTCGCGCCGGTGAGGATGAAGCGGAGTTTGGTGAATAA
- the clpB gene encoding ATP-dependent chaperone ClpB, protein MNIEKYSERVRGFLQSAQTQALALGHQQFTPEHVLKVLLDDDQGMASSLIDRAGGSAKEARIANDAALAKLPKVSGGNGEIYLSQPLAKVFSTAEEAAKKAGDSFVTVERLLLALVIETSASTSATLKKAGLTAQGLNQVINDIRKGRTADGANAEAGFEALKKYARDLTAEARDGRLDPVIGRDDEIRRTIQVLSRRTKNNPVLIGEPGVGKTAIAEGLALRIINGDVPESLKEKKLMALDMGALIAGAKYRGEFEERLKSVLNEVQSENGQIILFIDEMHTLVGAGKSDGAMDASNLLKPALARGELHCVGATTLDEYRKHVEKDPALARRFQPVVVDEPTVEDTISILRGLKEKYEQHHKVRISDSALVAAATLSNRYITDRFLPDKAIDLMDEAAARLRMQVDSKPEELDELDRRIMQLKIEREALKRETDSASVDRLARLEGEVTSLEEQADALTARWQAEKQKLGLAADLKKQLDEARNELATAQRKGEFQRAGELTYGVIPELEKRLVEAEAQDSSTNAMVQEVVNPDAIAHVVSRWTGIPVDKMLEGERDKLLRMEDELAKSVVGQGDAVQAVSRAVRRSRAGLQDPNRPIGSFIFLGPTGVGKTELTKSLARFLFDDESAMVRLDMSEYMEKHSVARLIGAPPGYVGYEEGGALTEAVRRKPYQIVLFDEIEKAHPDVFNVLLQVLDDGRLTDGQGRTVDFKNTMIIMTSNLGAEYLTALREGEDSESVREQVMDVVKASFRPEFLNRVDEIILFHRLKRNEMGAIVDIQMKRLLSLLAERKISIDLGPDAREWLADKGYDPVYGARPLKRVIQKFMQDPLAEQILGGQIPDGSAVAVSAGSDRLLFRVKRAVSEAA, encoded by the coding sequence ATGAACATCGAAAAATACTCCGAGCGCGTCCGCGGTTTCCTGCAGTCGGCTCAGACGCAGGCCTTGGCCTTGGGTCACCAGCAGTTCACGCCCGAACATGTGCTGAAGGTTCTGCTCGACGACGACCAGGGCATGGCGTCCTCGCTCATCGACCGCGCCGGCGGCAGTGCCAAGGAAGCGCGCATCGCCAATGACGCCGCACTCGCCAAACTTCCCAAGGTTTCCGGCGGCAATGGCGAGATCTATCTCTCCCAGCCGCTCGCCAAGGTTTTTTCGACCGCGGAAGAGGCAGCCAAGAAGGCCGGCGACAGTTTCGTCACCGTCGAACGCCTGCTTCTGGCGCTTGTCATCGAGACCTCGGCCTCGACGTCCGCGACATTGAAAAAGGCCGGCCTGACGGCGCAGGGCCTCAACCAGGTCATCAATGACATCCGCAAGGGTCGCACGGCCGATGGCGCCAATGCCGAAGCCGGCTTCGAGGCCCTGAAGAAATATGCCCGGGACCTGACGGCGGAAGCCCGCGACGGCAGGCTCGATCCGGTGATCGGCCGCGATGATGAAATCCGCCGCACGATCCAGGTTCTCTCCCGCCGCACCAAGAACAACCCGGTACTGATCGGCGAGCCCGGCGTCGGCAAGACGGCGATCGCCGAAGGCCTGGCCCTTCGCATCATCAATGGCGACGTGCCGGAAAGCCTCAAGGAGAAGAAGCTGATGGCGCTCGACATGGGTGCCCTGATCGCCGGCGCGAAATATCGCGGCGAGTTCGAGGAGCGCCTGAAGAGTGTGCTCAACGAGGTGCAGTCGGAAAACGGCCAGATCATCCTGTTCATCGACGAAATGCACACGCTGGTCGGTGCCGGTAAATCCGACGGCGCCATGGATGCATCGAACCTGTTGAAGCCGGCACTTGCCCGCGGCGAACTTCACTGCGTCGGCGCGACCACGCTCGACGAATACCGCAAGCATGTGGAAAAAGACCCGGCGCTTGCCCGCCGTTTCCAGCCGGTTGTGGTCGACGAGCCGACGGTCGAGGACACGATCTCGATCCTGCGCGGCCTCAAGGAAAAATACGAGCAGCACCACAAGGTCCGCATCTCGGATTCGGCCCTGGTGGCGGCGGCGACGCTTTCCAACCGCTACATCACCGACCGGTTCCTGCCCGACAAGGCGATCGACCTAATGGACGAAGCCGCAGCGCGGTTGCGCATGCAGGTGGATTCCAAGCCCGAGGAACTCGACGAACTCGACCGCCGCATCATGCAGCTGAAGATCGAGCGCGAAGCACTGAAGCGGGAAACCGACAGTGCCTCGGTCGACCGGCTGGCGAGGCTCGAGGGCGAAGTCACTTCGTTGGAAGAGCAGGCGGATGCACTGACGGCCCGCTGGCAGGCGGAAAAGCAGAAGCTCGGACTTGCCGCCGACCTCAAGAAGCAGCTCGACGAGGCGCGCAACGAACTGGCGACTGCCCAGCGCAAGGGCGAATTCCAGCGTGCCGGCGAGCTTACCTATGGCGTGATCCCCGAACTGGAAAAGCGCCTGGTGGAGGCCGAAGCCCAGGACAGCTCGACCAATGCCATGGTCCAGGAAGTCGTGAACCCGGACGCGATCGCCCATGTGGTGTCGCGCTGGACCGGCATTCCGGTCGACAAGATGCTGGAAGGCGAGCGCGACAAGCTGCTGCGGATGGAAGACGAGCTGGCAAAGTCCGTCGTCGGCCAGGGCGATGCGGTCCAGGCTGTCTCGCGTGCGGTTCGCCGTTCGCGCGCCGGGCTGCAGGATCCGAACCGGCCGATCGGCTCGTTCATCTTCCTCGGTCCGACCGGCGTCGGTAAGACGGAGCTGACCAAGTCGCTGGCCCGCTTCCTGTTCGACGACGAGAGTGCGATGGTTCGCCTCGACATGTCCGAATACATGGAGAAGCATTCTGTCGCGCGGCTGATCGGTGCACCTCCGGGTTACGTCGGTTACGAGGAAGGCGGGGCGCTGACCGAGGCGGTGCGGCGCAAGCCCTACCAGATCGTGCTGTTCGACGAGATCGAGAAGGCGCATCCTGATGTGTTCAACGTTCTTCTGCAGGTGCTCGACGACGGGCGCCTGACGGACGGGCAGGGCCGCACGGTCGACTTCAAGAACACGATGATCATCATGACCTCCAATCTCGGGGCGGAATACCTGACCGCCCTTCGCGAGGGCGAGGATTCCGAAAGCGTGCGCGAGCAGGTGATGGACGTCGTGAAGGCCTCGTTCCGGCCTGAATTTCTGAACCGCGTCGACGAGATCATCCTGTTCCATCGCCTGAAGCGCAACGAGATGGGGGCGATCGTCGATATCCAGATGAAGCGGCTGCTGTCGCTGCTGGCGGAGCGCAAGATCAGCATCGATCTCGGTCCAGACGCCCGCGAATGGCTGGCCGACAAGGGTTACGATCCGGTCTATGGCGCGCGTCCGCTGAAGCGGGTGATCCAGAAGTTCATGCAGGATCCGCTCGCCGAGCAGATCCTCGGCGGCCAGATCCCGGATGGATCGGCCGTTGCGGTGAGTGCCGGTTCCGACCGGCTGCTCTTCCGCGTCAAACGGGCAGTGAGCGAGGCTGCGTAA
- the prfA gene encoding peptide chain release factor 1, giving the protein MAKLPVEKMRELERRFGEIEARMSEGPAADVYVKLASEYSELQPVVRKIREYEKSIAEVADLRAMLTDKGTDREMHELAEMELPDAEERLETLEKDMQVLLLPKDAADERSAILEIRAGTGGNEAALFAGDLFRMYERYAATKGWKVEVLSASEGEAGGYKEIIATVTGRGVFSKLKFESGVHRVQRVPDTEASGRIHTSAATVAVMPEAEEIDIEIRPEDIRIDTMRSSGAGGQHVNTTDSAVRITHMPSGIVVTSSEKSQHQNRAKAMQVLRTRLYDMERQKADSERSADRKSQVGSGDRSERIRTYNFPQGRVTDHRINLTLYKLDRMMEGDIDEVVDALIADYQAGQLAQLGEQHG; this is encoded by the coding sequence TTGGCGAAGCTTCCTGTCGAAAAGATGCGCGAGCTGGAACGCCGGTTCGGCGAGATCGAGGCGCGCATGTCGGAAGGTCCGGCGGCCGACGTCTACGTCAAGCTGGCGTCCGAATATTCCGAACTGCAGCCGGTGGTGCGCAAGATCCGCGAATACGAAAAATCGATCGCCGAAGTGGCCGATCTCAGGGCGATGCTGACCGACAAGGGCACCGACCGCGAGATGCACGAGCTTGCCGAAATGGAGCTGCCGGACGCCGAGGAACGGCTCGAGACGCTGGAAAAGGACATGCAGGTCCTGCTTCTGCCGAAGGACGCGGCCGACGAGAGGAGCGCGATCCTCGAAATCCGCGCCGGCACCGGCGGCAACGAGGCAGCACTTTTCGCCGGCGATCTGTTCCGCATGTACGAGCGTTATGCCGCCACCAAGGGCTGGAAGGTCGAGGTCCTGTCGGCGAGCGAAGGCGAGGCCGGCGGCTACAAGGAAATCATCGCGACCGTGACCGGCCGCGGGGTGTTCTCGAAGCTGAAGTTCGAGTCCGGCGTGCACCGGGTGCAGCGCGTGCCCGACACGGAAGCGAGCGGCCGCATCCACACCTCGGCTGCCACCGTGGCGGTGATGCCGGAAGCCGAAGAGATCGATATCGAAATCCGGCCGGAAGACATCCGCATCGATACGATGCGTTCGTCGGGCGCTGGCGGCCAGCACGTCAACACCACGGACTCCGCGGTGCGCATCACCCACATGCCGAGCGGCATCGTGGTGACCAGTTCGGAAAAATCGCAACACCAGAACCGCGCCAAGGCGATGCAGGTGCTGCGCACCCGCCTCTACGACATGGAGCGCCAGAAGGCGGACAGCGAACGTTCCGCCGACCGCAAGAGCCAGGTCGGTTCGGGCGACCGCTCCGAGCGCATTCGTACCTACAATTTCCCCCAGGGGCGGGTGACCGATCATCGTATCAACCTGACCCTCTACAAGCTCGACCGGATGATGGAAGGCGATATCGACGAAGTGGTCGATGCGCTGATTGCCGACTACCAGGCTGGCCAACTTGCGCAGCTCGGCGAGCAACACGGATGA